TTGTAACCGGCGCATCGGGCTTTCTTGGACGGAATGTGGTCAACGTGCTGCGAACGCGTGGAGTCCCGGTTAGGCACATCGCAACACCATCGCACCACCAGTACGATCTCACGCAACCCGGTGCTGCATCTGCCATGCTGCGTGAAGCCTTTGCCCATCAGCATGCAAAGCCCGATGTCGTTATCCACTGCGCAGGATTCGTCGGTGGTCTCGGCGCGAATCGCAACTTCCCCGCGCGCATGTTCCACGACAACATGGCGATGGCACTCAATCTCGTCGAGGCGTGCCGCACCGACATGCTCCCGCTACGGAACGGTCGCATCGTGCTTGTCGGCTCTATGGTGACGTACCCGGCAGATGCTCCGGTCCCGTTCCACGAGGACACACTCTGGGAGGGCAAGCCCGAGCAAGGCTCGTTCCCGTATGCTGTCGCAAAGCTCGCGTCGCTTGAACTGCTTCGTGCGTATCACACCCAGCACGGACTTCCCAGCGCATACGTCATACCAACGAATCTCTACGGCCCCGGCGATAACTTTGACCCTGCGACCTCGCACGCTGCTGCAGCGATCATCGAGCGCTGCGTGATCGCTGCGCACAACAACGAACCCACCATCACGAACTGGGGATCAGGAAAACCGACGCGCCAGTTCCTGTACATCGAGGATGCAGCGAAGGGTGTTGTTGCTGCTGCCGAACGTGTGACCGATCAGGCACCAGTACCGATCAACCTTGGTACAGGACAGGAGACATCGCTGAAGGACTTTGTGCAATGCGCGTGCGATGCAGCAGGGTTCACCGGCGACATTCAGTGGGACACCACAAAGCCCGACGGCGTTGCACGCCGCAGCCTCGATCGATCGCGCGCCAAAGCACTTCTCGGCTGGCACGCTGCCACCCCCTTGCACGAGGGCGTTGCAAACACCGTCGCGTGGTATCGTGAAAACATGCTCAACTAGCTCGTTTCCAGACCTACGATGCACGCGATGGTCCGTCTCTACCTTGACAATGCTGCGACATCCTTTCCTAAGCCGCCGGGCGTGTATGAAGCAATGCTGGAGTTTGGCACACATATTGGCTCATCACCTGGACGAGGACACTACGCAGAGGCGAAACAGGGCGCAGCCATACTCGCCGAGACACGATCACTCCTGTGCGATCTGTTCAACGGCGAAGATCCAAATCATGTCATCTTCACACTCAACACCTCGGATGCACTGAACTTAGCGATCAAGGGTATTCTCGGTCACGCAATCCTTTCACGCAAGCGAACCACCCGCCCCGTGCATGCGATTACAACCAGAATGGACCACAACTCGGTCCTGCGACCACTTGCTGCGATGCATTCTCAACACGACGTGCAATGGACGTGCGTGGATGCCGATCCCAAGACCGGTGTGATTGAGCCTGCATCTGTTCGCGACGCAATGTCAGACGACACCGCGCTCGTCGTGATCAACATGGCATCGAACGTCACTGGCACGATTCAGGACGTCGCATCCATCGCTGACATCTGCCGAAAAAGAAACATCCCACTGCTGGTCGATGCAGCGCAAGCCGCAGGGCATCTGCCAATCGACGTGCAGACACTCGGCATTGATCTCCTTGCTGTGCCGGGACATAAGGGACTGCTCGGTCCACAAGGAACAGGCGCGCTCTACATCAGGCCCGGCATCGAGCAGCGCATGACAACCGTGCGCGAGGGCGGCACGGGGAGCAGCTATGAACTGGACGTGCAACCAGACGCGATGCCCGAGCGCTTCGAAGCTGGATCGCACAACACCGTTGGTATCGCGGGCTGGCGCGTTGCGCTGCAGTGGCTCAAACAGAAATCAGTAGAAACACTGAGACTGCATGAAGTTACACTGGGAGAACAGTTGATTCGCGGGTTTGCTGATCTTTCCTGCAATGGACTTCAACTGCTTGGACCTGCCAGGATGGATCTTCGCGTCGGGGTGTTCTCGGTTGTCCATCAATCTATTGCACCAACAACACTTGCACAGCGACTGGAACAGCATCAGGTTCTTGTGCGAAGCGGCATTCACTGCGCACCCCGCGCACACCGCACATTCGGAACACTGGAAAATCCCCGATCGTTGGGTGCAACAAGACTAAGCCTCGGGCCGTACATCACTTCGCACGATATTGAGCGAACGTTGAGTGCGCTTGCCGATAGTGTGGCAACACCGAGAGTGCTCGCAAGTGCGAGTGTGAGTTCCTGACTGAGTGAATGCAAGGGGTATCCCGTGACTCGGCCACGCGTTTGTATTGTGTCGCACGAGTTGATGCCGTTTTATGGTGCGGGTATCGGGGTGCATGCAAATAATCTGGCGCGTGCAATGCGCGATGCCGGGTGTGAGACACATATCGTCACGGGGCCGCATCCTGATCTGAAGATTCGCGATGCGAGCGAGTTGGATGGTATCCATATCCATCCAGTAAACATTGATCGTGCGCGGGCAGTGCTTCAGTCATCGCTTCCGAAGGTTCCGCCCACATGGAACGACATTTATGCGCGCGCTGTTGCAGAAGCGATGCACATTCTGACGCTCGAACAACCATTCGATCTGGTCGAATATCCCGAGTTTGGTGGTGAGGGTGCTCTCATCGGAGCGTGGCGAGCTTTAGGCAAGATCCATGCAACAACACTGGTTGTCCGCTTGCATACTCCTTTGCAGATGTGCATGGAGCTGAATCGCGAGCGCCCAAGCCCAAAGGACCATGTGCCTGTATTCAGGCTGGAGATCCAGTCGATCCTGCTGGCTGATGTTGTGGTCTCCCCTTCTCGGGCGCTCTTAGATCGTGTGCGATCACGCTTTGGATCAAGTGATCGCTGGCCGAAGATCGAGCGTGTTATCCCAAATCCATTTGACGTGGAATCTTTCACCCAGTTGTGCCAGACGAAACAAGTCTTCGAGCAACCAACGATTCTCTACGTTGGTCGGCTCGAATGGCGCAAGGGGGTTGACACGCTGGTTCGTGCGTGGGCTCGTGTCAAGATGCACCACAAGGATGCCCAGCTTGTGATTGTCGGCACAGACACGCACACAGGACCGACGCGTGACAGCTCGTTTCACAGTTCGTCCATGCGAAGCTACTTGAACTCACTTGTCTCTGCAATGAACCTGAACAGCTCAATCCGGTTTCTTGGCGGTGTCGATCGAGCGTCCCTTGGTCCCATGATGCAGAGCGCAGCAGCCTTGTGTCTGCCGTCACGATTCGAAAACTTCCCCACCGTTGTGCTCGAAGCATTGTCAGCTGGAGTGCCTGTTGTCGCATCCGACGCTGGCGGGCAGGCGGAGATCATCGACGAGGACATCACAGGGCTGCTAGCACCTCCAGACAATGATGAACAGCTTGCAAAGGCGCTGATGCATGCGCTGGACACACCGTCGCTTGCAGCCAGCGCTCGATCGCAGGGGCCAGCACGTGTCGCAATACTGTGCGAACCCTCTCAGATTGCCCAGCAAATGCTCCAGCTGATCCCGGAACCAACCGAGGAACTGCGTCCTGAGGACCTTGCGGCTGAAGAAGACCTTGCCCAGATCACAACCAAGGACGATGAAACCAGCGCCAGCGAGTGAAGCTACGCTCCATGTGTGACCAGCAGCGACGCATCATCCCCCTCTCAGTTTGACCATGTCCCAGTACTGCCAAAGACAGTGCTCGACACGCTTGCACCGCAGGTCGGCGAAACGTATGTCGATCTGACAGCAGGACTTGGCGGACACGCGTGCGAGATCGCGCCGCATTTGGGACCAAGTGGAACGATCGTGCTGGTCGACCTTGATGAGAGCAATCTGTCACGCGCAGCACAGCGAGTGCAGGCCAGAGCAATTGCT
Above is a genomic segment from Phycisphaeraceae bacterium containing:
- a CDS encoding NAD-dependent epimerase/dehydratase family protein, encoding MPNDPSETQLPITIDWTQVRVVVTGASGFLGRNVVNVLRTRGVPVRHIATPSHHQYDLTQPGAASAMLREAFAHQHAKPDVVIHCAGFVGGLGANRNFPARMFHDNMAMALNLVEACRTDMLPLRNGRIVLVGSMVTYPADAPVPFHEDTLWEGKPEQGSFPYAVAKLASLELLRAYHTQHGLPSAYVIPTNLYGPGDNFDPATSHAAAAIIERCVIAAHNNEPTITNWGSGKPTRQFLYIEDAAKGVVAAAERVTDQAPVPINLGTGQETSLKDFVQCACDAAGFTGDIQWDTTKPDGVARRSLDRSRAKALLGWHAATPLHEGVANTVAWYRENMLN
- a CDS encoding glycosyltransferase family 4 protein, translating into MTRPRVCIVSHELMPFYGAGIGVHANNLARAMRDAGCETHIVTGPHPDLKIRDASELDGIHIHPVNIDRARAVLQSSLPKVPPTWNDIYARAVAEAMHILTLEQPFDLVEYPEFGGEGALIGAWRALGKIHATTLVVRLHTPLQMCMELNRERPSPKDHVPVFRLEIQSILLADVVVSPSRALLDRVRSRFGSSDRWPKIERVIPNPFDVESFTQLCQTKQVFEQPTILYVGRLEWRKGVDTLVRAWARVKMHHKDAQLVIVGTDTHTGPTRDSSFHSSSMRSYLNSLVSAMNLNSSIRFLGGVDRASLGPMMQSAAALCLPSRFENFPTVVLEALSAGVPVVASDAGGQAEIIDEDITGLLAPPDNDEQLAKALMHALDTPSLAASARSQGPARVAILCEPSQIAQQMLQLIPEPTEELRPEDLAAEEDLAQITTKDDETSASE
- a CDS encoding aminotransferase class V-fold PLP-dependent enzyme; translated protein: MVRLYLDNAATSFPKPPGVYEAMLEFGTHIGSSPGRGHYAEAKQGAAILAETRSLLCDLFNGEDPNHVIFTLNTSDALNLAIKGILGHAILSRKRTTRPVHAITTRMDHNSVLRPLAAMHSQHDVQWTCVDADPKTGVIEPASVRDAMSDDTALVVINMASNVTGTIQDVASIADICRKRNIPLLVDAAQAAGHLPIDVQTLGIDLLAVPGHKGLLGPQGTGALYIRPGIEQRMTTVREGGTGSSYELDVQPDAMPERFEAGSHNTVGIAGWRVALQWLKQKSVETLRLHEVTLGEQLIRGFADLSCNGLQLLGPARMDLRVGVFSVVHQSIAPTTLAQRLEQHQVLVRSGIHCAPRAHRTFGTLENPRSLGATRLSLGPYITSHDIERTLSALADSVATPRVLASASVSS